CTTCGTGACCACGCACTTCCTGGAAGAGGCCGACTACTGCGATCTGATCTCGTTCATCGATCGCGGGCGCATAGTCGTCGATGCCGAGCCCGAAGAGCTGCGCGCGCGCTTTTCTCCGGGCTACACGGCGACGTGCGAGCTGCCGCCCGAGCGGCGCGCCGCGGCGGCGGCGGAGCTGGTGCGCGCAGGCTGGACGGTCCACGAAAACCCGGCCGGCCTGCACCTGAGCAGTGCGCGCGCCACCTCCGCCATGCTGCGCAGCGTTTGCGATGCGGCGGGCAGCGAGGCGTGCGGCCGCGTCCGCGTCGATCAGCCGCCGATGGCGACGATCTTCCGCCGCATCATCCTGGACGGGAACGGCGCCCACTCCGGCGGTCGGTCCGTCGGCGCCGTTTCGACGACCGACGCCGCGGGCCGGGGCACGCCTGCTCACGAGGGCGGGCGATGAGCCTCAGGCGGCTGCGAACGCTGATCCTGCGCGAGATCCGCGCCACGCTGCGCGATCCGTTCACGCTGTTCGTCCTGGTGGCGGTGCCGCTGGGATCGCTGCTGGCGTTCGGATTCGTCGTGTCGACGGAGGTGGAGGGGATTCCGCTCGGCGTCTTCGACGGCGCGCGCAGCGAGCTCAGCCGCCGCATCGTGGCCGAGCTGACCACGCACCCGGCCTTCGAAGCGCGTTCCTACGTACGCCGCGACGAGCTTTCCAGCGCGCTCATCAACGGCGACATCGGCGTCGGCATCATCATTCCATCGGACTTCGAGCGCGCGCGGGCACGCTCCGCCAGCGGCGACGAGCCTGCGCAGATCCAGCTCCTCTACGACGGCGCCGAAGCGGTGCTGGCAGCCAATGCCGAAGGCTTCCTGCGCGGCATCACCGCTGCTGCGCTGCGGGAGCATGCGGGCGCCGACATCGGCATCGCGCGCGTGGAGGCCGCCGCGTCGATGACGGCAGCCGGCGGCGGAGTCGGCAGCAGCGTGCGAGTGCTCTTCAACCCCACGCTCGATGGCCGGCCGTACATGGTGGCGGGCACCTTCGGCTTCGTGCTGAGCTTCCTGACCACGCTCATCACCGCCGTCTCCATCGTCAACGAGCGCATCGGCGGCACGTTCGAACAGCTGCAGCTGACGCCGGCAACCTCGCTGGAGATCGTGCTCGGCAAGCTGCTGCCGCTGGGCGCGGTGTTCTCCTTCGACGTGCTGGTGATGATGCTGGCCGCGTCGTGGGTGCTCGATGCATGGCCGAGCGGCAGCGCGCTGCTGTTCTGGTCGATCGCCAGCTTCTACGTCGTCACGTCGCTGGCGATGGGCCTGATCTTCTCGGCGACCTCGGCCACCGCTGCCGAGGCGGTGCAGAAGACCGTGCTGTTCAGCATCCCGCTCGTGCAGCTCAGCGGGTTCGTCTACCCGATCCGCAACATGCCCGAGCCGGTGCAGTGGGTTTCGATGATCCTGCCCGCCACGCACTTCATCAACGTCAGCCGGTCCATCTACCTTCGCGGCGAAGGCGTGGCCGAGCTGTGGCCGGAGATGCTGGTGATCGTCGGCTTCGGCATCGCCCTGGTCGTGCTGGCGCGCCGAACGCTGGAGTCGCGCGAATGAAGCAGGCAGCGGCGCAGCGGGGCGGAATGCCTGCCGACGACGTGGCAGGGAGGCACCTTCCATGGTGAAGGGGCTGCGCACGATGTGGACCAACGTGTGGGCGGTGGCCTTCAAGGAAGGCGCGCTCATGCGCCGCGACAAGGTGCTGATCGGCGTCTCCGTCGTGCAGCCGATCATGTTCCTGTTCCTGTTCGGCGTTGCCCTCACCAGCAAGCCGGCCAACGTCCCCTGGATCGTGCTCGATCAGAGCCAGAGCAGCTACTCGCGCCGCCTCATCGCCGAGGTCCAGGCGAGCGGGTATTTCCTGCCCGCCCGCACCGTCGCCAGCTACGACGACGGCCACGGGATGCTCCACCGCGGGGAGGCGCTCGCGCTGGTGGTGGTGCCGCATGACTTTCACCGCGACGTACTGCGCGGCAGGGGCGAGGTGCAGATCCTGCTCGACGGCGCCGACCCGCTCAGCGCCGCGCGCATCGGCGCCTACATTCGCGCCATCGCCGCGTCGGTGGCGATGGGACGCGAGCAGCTGGCCGCGGCGCCGGCGCCGGTGGAGCTTCGGCAGAGGTTTCTCTTCAACCACACGCTCGACGATCGCCATTTCCTGCTGGCCAGTCTCGCCGGCATGCTGCTGACGAACGTGACTCTGTCGCTTGCCGCGTTCGGGCTGGTGGCCGAGCGCGAAGAGGGAACCTACGAGCAGATGCTGTCGCTGCCCACGACTCCGCTCGAGATCGTGCTCGGCAAGCTGCTGCCGACCGTCTTTCTGTGCTACGCCGTCCTGGTCCTGGCCATCCTCTTGCCGGGCCTCGCCTTCGGCATCTGGCCGGCGGGCAGCCTGTTCGCGCTCGCGCTGTTCACTCTGCCCTTCGTGCTGGCCTCGCTCGGCCTCGGCGTCTTCGTCTCGACGCTGGCCGCGACCGTCGCGCAGGCCATTTTCATCAGCGTCTTCTTCATCATGCCCTCGTTCGTGCTGTCCGGCGCGATGATGCCGCATCAGCTCATGCCCGATGTGCCGCGCCACATCGGCGCGCTGATGCCGCTGCGGTGGTACCAGATCGGCATCCGCCGCATCATCACGCGCGGCGGCGGCCTCGACGACGTCGTCGTGCCGTTCCTTGCACTGAGCGGGTTTTTCGCCCTGATGCTCGTCTTCATACGCCTGCGCTCCCGGCCGCGCCTGGCCTGAAGCTGTCCCTATCTTCGGCCGCCGCCGGCGCGGCGCTTGCCTGGGCCTGCCGCGCGCCGACAATCGCGCCGCGATGACGCAGGCACGTGCCCGCAATCTCCTGTGGCTGGCGTTGCTGCTGGCCGCGCCGGTGCCGTTCTTCCTGGTCGTCGTGGGCCATGTGCCGGTTGCCCGCCTGCTGCAGCTTCTTGCGCTGACGCTCACTTTCATCGCGGTCGAAGGACCGGCCGGTGCCTTGCGCACCGTCGTGCTGCTGCTGGTCCTGCAGATCGCGCTATGGGCCGGCGTGCTGCGCCTGGTGGCGAGCCTGGCCGCGGCCGCCATGCAGCGCGCGTTCGGCAGCGCCGGCCTCGCCGCCGCAACCATGACCGCCGCGCTCCTGCTCGTCGCTGCGGCCGCGACGTTCCCGCTCTACCGCACGCCCTTCCGCTCGGCCTCTCTGCACGCCACGCTGCTCGAGGTCTTCGAGTGAGACGTCATCCAGGCGCACCTTTCCTGCTGGCCGCTTCCCTGCTCGGCCTGCTCGCGCCGTGGG
The sequence above is drawn from the Candidatus Limnocylindrales bacterium genome and encodes:
- a CDS encoding ABC transporter permease; its protein translation is MSLRRLRTLILREIRATLRDPFTLFVLVAVPLGSLLAFGFVVSTEVEGIPLGVFDGARSELSRRIVAELTTHPAFEARSYVRRDELSSALINGDIGVGIIIPSDFERARARSASGDEPAQIQLLYDGAEAVLAANAEGFLRGITAAALREHAGADIGIARVEAAASMTAAGGGVGSSVRVLFNPTLDGRPYMVAGTFGFVLSFLTTLITAVSIVNERIGGTFEQLQLTPATSLEIVLGKLLPLGAVFSFDVLVMMLAASWVLDAWPSGSALLFWSIASFYVVTSLAMGLIFSATSATAAEAVQKTVLFSIPLVQLSGFVYPIRNMPEPVQWVSMILPATHFINVSRSIYLRGEGVAELWPEMLVIVGFGIALVVLARRTLESRE
- a CDS encoding ABC transporter permease, yielding MVKGLRTMWTNVWAVAFKEGALMRRDKVLIGVSVVQPIMFLFLFGVALTSKPANVPWIVLDQSQSSYSRRLIAEVQASGYFLPARTVASYDDGHGMLHRGEALALVVVPHDFHRDVLRGRGEVQILLDGADPLSAARIGAYIRAIAASVAMGREQLAAAPAPVELRQRFLFNHTLDDRHFLLASLAGMLLTNVTLSLAAFGLVAEREEGTYEQMLSLPTTPLEIVLGKLLPTVFLCYAVLVLAILLPGLAFGIWPAGSLFALALFTLPFVLASLGLGVFVSTLAATVAQAIFISVFFIMPSFVLSGAMMPHQLMPDVPRHIGALMPLRWYQIGIRRIITRGGGLDDVVVPFLALSGFFALMLVFIRLRSRPRLA